The Xiphias gladius isolate SHS-SW01 ecotype Sanya breed wild chromosome 7, ASM1685928v1, whole genome shotgun sequence genome window below encodes:
- the c1qtnf5 gene encoding complement C1q tumor necrosis factor-related protein 5 produces the protein MTSLRLLPLLQSLLVLQVHLSDQLEDNKIPPSLCTGHPGIPGSPGVHGSPGQPGRDGRDGRDAAPGEKGQKGDRGDQGETGVRGLTGDRGDPGEKGETGQPGECAVAPKSAFSAKLSEGHALPLTVGDAVCFNNIVLNEQGDYNTETGRFTCKVPGVYYFAVHATVYRASLQFDLMKNGHTVASYFQFYGNWPKPSSLSGGTLLHLVPGDQVWVQMALSEYNGFYSSTKTDSTFTGFLVYSDWKNSAVFA, from the exons ATGACCTCACTCAGGCTGTTACCCTTGCTGCAGTCCCTTCTCGTCCTACAAGTCCATCTTTCCGACCAGTTGGAAGACAACAAGATCCCTCCCAGTCTGTGCACTGGTCACCCCGGTATCCCCGGCTCCCCCGGAGTTCATGGCAGTCCCGGTCAGCCAGGGAGAGACGGGAGGGACGGGAGAGATGCTGCTCCGGGGGAGAAGGGACAGAAGGGGGACAGGGGAGACCAAG gtGAGACAGGAGTGCGAGGCCTGACCGGAGACAGAGGTGACCcaggagaaaagggggagacGGGACAGCCAGGAGAGTGCGCTGTGGCCCCCAAATCTGCCTTTAGTGCCAAACTGTCCGAGGGCCACGCTTTACCCCTCACTGTGGGCGATGCAGTCTGCTTCAACAACATTGTGCTGAATGAACAGGGCGACTACAACACAGAGACGGGGCGCTTCACCTGCAAAGTCCCTGGAGTCTACTACTTTGCCGTCCATGCCACAGTCTACCGTGCCAGCCTGCAGTTTGACCTGATGAAGAATGGACACACGGTGGCatcttattttcagttttatggaAACTGGCCCAAACCGTCATCTCTGTCGGGTGGCACCCTGCTCCACCTCGTCCCTGGCGACCAGGTGTGGGTCCAGATGGCTCTGTCAGAGTACAATGGATTTTACTCCAGCACCAAGACAGACAGCACCTTCACCGGCTTCCTGGTGTACTCAGACTGGAAAAactctgctgtgtttgcatGA
- the rnf26 gene encoding E3 ubiquitin-protein ligase RNF26 — protein MGLVNFVLSTVGKCLDAVCLVLDLNFLIVHTVVRTLLAVITFIANLPTLLLASALELGNFIVFCLMSMADATSNVAHGTVSMLGSLVLALEGLLESLKMVGYLSMHVLLRGKEHLCRGLLSVLEGCGIAVSLVVYFTNTVVNFALIATQNVYLAMVSVWQTVSSPLQKVLELTLTSFTFLYSSLVGTSAFLWSPCKLVLDFLVSLVHMFISIFILNIYGLLLTVTIALTTTAYLNPELTRQAAVRILDYLNSFPALRRLYLALHRLALAFRSAPHLVRANMQRLQRILHHLYLLERGLWQQLSRHSSQLGLVLRTHLHRDNNNRVRGDGNPGEERRGPPDGRAGDGAHQELLDLVFPSSSTDRPLKKQLSSGKDSKALPAENLLTLLKEQEDRKKCVICQDCAKTVVLLPCRHLCLCRDCTNILLRQPIYQQNCPLCRHMILNTMDVYL, from the coding sequence ATGGGTTTGGTGAACTTTGTCCTCTCCACCGTAGGAAAATGCCTGGACGCCGTCTGTTTAGTCCTGGACCTGAATTTCCTCATCGTCCATACCGTGGTGCGAACTTTGCTGGCGGTTATCACCTTCATCGCCAACCTGCCCACCCTCCTGCTCGCCTCGGCGCTGGAGCTGGGAAACTTCATCGTCTTTTGCCTGATGTCCATGGCAGATGCGACTTCAAACGTAGCCCACGGTACTGTCAGCATGCTGGGGAGCTTGGTGCTGGCTCTGGAGGGGCTGCTGGAGAGCCTGAAGATGGTGGGTTACCTGTCCATGCACGTCCTGCTGCGGGGGAAGGAGCACCTGTGTCGAGGTCTGCTGTCTGTGCTGGAGGGCTGTGGCATTGCTGTCAGCCTCGTGGTCTATTTCACCAACACGGTGGTAAACTTTGCACTCATCGCCACCCAGAACGTGTACTTGGCCATGGTCAGTGTGTGGCAGACAGTCTCAAGCCCGCTGCAGAAGGTGCTGGAGCTCACGCTGACCTCCTTCACCTTTCTGTACAGCAGCCTGGTTGGCACGTCAGCTTTCCTGTGGTCACCCTGTAAGCTGGTTTTGGACTTTCTGGTTTCGCTGGTGCACATGTTCATCAGCATCTTCATACTGAACATCTACGGCCTCCTGCTCACTGTCACCATCGCTCTAACTACCACGGCCTACCTGAACCCAGAGCTGACCAGACAGGCTGCTGTGCGAATTCTGGATTACCTTAACTCTTTCCCTGCTCTGCGGAGACTGTATCTGGCTCTCCACCGCCTCGCTTTAGCCTTCCGGAGCGCCCCACATTTGGTACGTGCTAACATGCAACGCCTGCAAAGGATACTCCATCACCTCTACCTACTGGAGAGAGGACTTTGGCAGCAGCTGTCCCGACACAGCAGCCAACTAGGCCTGGTACTGCGGACACACCTCCACAgggacaacaacaacagagtgCGAGGCGACGGCAACCCTGGAGAGGAGCGGCGGGGCCCACCGGACGGAAGAGCAGGAGATGGAGCCCACCAGGAGCTGCTGGATTTGGTTTTCCCCTCCTCCAGTACAGACAGACCACTGAAGAAGCAGCTGTCTTCGGGCAAAGACAGTAAAGCTCTCCCGGCCGAGAATCTACTGACTCTACTGAAGGAGCAGGAGGACAGGAAGAAGTGTGTGATCTGTCAGGACTGTGCCAAGACGGTGGTGCTGCTGCCGTGCAGACACCTCTGCTTGTGTAGAGACTGTACAAACATCCTGTTGAGGCAGCCTATCTACCAACAGAACTGCCCGCTCTGCCGTCACATGATCCTCAACACTATGGACGTGTATCTATGA